The segment TCCTTTCAACCGTTTCAGTTCTTCACGGGTTGTCTGCAAACGATCTTTTTCCGCGACGACGTAATCGCTGATTCGATCCGAACGGGTTTCGATTTCTTCTTCCCGTGCGGACAATGCCTGTTCCCAGTGCGCCGCTCCCTGCATACGGGCTTTGATTTCTTCGTTTTTCTGGTGACGCTCCGCTTCCCAGCGGGCGCGAGCCTGTTCGTATTCGTCATGCTGCGATTTCAGGGCAGCTTCCTGATCGAGTAAATCCTGCTCGCGTGCTTTCAGGTCCTGTTGAAATTGTTCGATTTCGGAACGTCGGGTCGTCAGATCCTGTTCGCGTTCTTTGAGCGTGCTCTGCAACTGTTCCGCCCGCTGTTGTTGTAACTGAATCGATTTCTGAGTCGCTTGAATCTCTTTCTGAAACGATTGCAGTCGCAAATCTTCAGTATGCAATTTCTCAAGGCTTTCTCTCGTCAACGCCTCCTCCATCGTTGCCTGATTGCGACTGCGGGCCAGCTGATCCCGTTCTTTCTGGATTTCGCGGTCGATCTCTAATCGGCGTTCAATAGCGCGTGTCGCTTCTTCCTGTAATGCAGCCAGTTGGTCCTGGATGAATTTCTCTTTTTCGTCCGCTTCATGGACACGAGCAATCGCTTCTGCCGAACGCTGTTGCCAAAGAGCGACTTTATTAACCTGTTCCGACTGCTGATTCAGGTTCTCTTCGATCTTCGACTGCTGCGCCTGAAGTTGGCCCTGCAAAGAGGTCAACTGGCGTTCCAGATCCTGTTTCAGTTGATTGATTGATTCAGAAGACGAGTCATGCGATTGCGAAGCAGATGGCATACTCCGTTCAGACTGATGTGAAACAAGAGCTTGATCCTGACTGCTCGACAGCTCAGAGGGTTTCTCAAGCGTCTCAGTCTGTGGTGAATTGGAGTGATCTTTCTCCGCCAGCATCGACGTGTCCATCGTTGCTTCCTCGCCAGCATCGTCGCTGTCGATTGCCTGTTCGTTTTCATTCAGCGCATCGAGTAATGAGGTCGCTTCGAGCGAGTCCGTATCTGCTTCGGCGGTCAGGTCTTCTTCGGGCAGTGATGCCATTGCCATTTCGGGTTCGGGCATTTCTTCTGTTTCTTCAAGTTCAGCCAGTTCGTCGGCTCCGCTCTCAGGTTCCAGCGCCGTATCCATTTCCGAACGGAGTGAGGAGGTTTGTTCCAATAGATTGTTTTCGGCTTGATCGCGAATCGATTCTTCTCTCAGGTCCAGGGACAATTCCAGAGCGGTATTCGATTCAGACAGAACCTCGTCGATATCATCCTCACTAGCTTCATCGTTGGTCGCTTCAGGTTCGTCCGTCGATTCCAATGTCGTCTCGTCGCTTGGAGTGGTCGAGGAGGGCTCTTCGCTGCTTGTATCCAGGGTGGCCTTCTCCTGCTCTTCTTTATTGACATATAGCTGGTGGATGTCGTCTACAGTCACTGCATCGTCTGCAGGCTCTACATCAGCGGGTGGAGTGTTCTGTCCTTCGATTGAAGCGAGCAGGGCGGCCATGTCTCCGTTGAGCTCTGTTTCATTTTCTTCGCCGACTTGTTCCTCCAGAACTTTCTCGGACTCGAGCGAAGCTACGACTTCCTCTTCGACGATTTCGGCAACTTCGTCTTCTTCACTTTCTTCCTCTGCAGGAACACTCTCTTCGATCAGGCTTTCTTCCGAGATGGGTAGGCTATCCTCGACGAGATCAGACTCACTGCTAGCTTCTTCGGACGTCGCAGCCTCTTCTTCCAATAACGATTCGACAGAAATATCTGTTTCGTCTACGGATTCCAGTTCTGCTGTTTCTTCCGCTACTTCTTCTGTCGGCTCAATTGAAGATACTGTTTCAATTTGCTCCAAATTGTCCTGCAGTTGTGCGTCCTGATCCAGGTCGGCAACTTCTTCGATCTCGGGGACTTCGGTCTCTTCCACGTCGGGCGCAGACATAATGCTGGCGAGCAGATCTTCATCTACTTCCAGCTCGTCTTCAGCACCGTCGAGGTTGACAAATTCTTCCGGAGAAGCCAGTTCGGGTTCGGAGAAGTCTTTCGGTTCCGTAGAATCATCTCCGTCACCGAAGAGTTCCTCAGGACTCAGTAGATCGTCAATATTCATATCGGTCGATGACTTTTCTTCGGCAGAGGAGGCTGACGAGTGAGCAGACTCGGTAGGAGAGTTGATGACCAGAGAGGAGAGATCGCCCTTTTCCAGGAACGCATCTGTGGAGACAACTGTAAATTCGACTGTTCCCAAGGTGAGAAGATCGCCTGGCTTTAATTCCGCTTTTTCAACACTGTTCTGATTGATCTGTATCGACGAACCGTGGGCATCAATTTCGACGCGGGAGTCAATCACGGAAATCGAGCAGTGATACGCCTCTACACCTTCGGCTTGGAGTACGAGCGTATTGTCATCTGTACGACCGATGGTGGAGACGCCGTGACGAATGGCCAGTGCGGGCCAGTCGGCGGTTTGATCTACAGGCATCAGAACTAACAGGACATCGTTCTCATCCATAGGAAAGGTTGTCTCTTCGGAAAGGGTGGACATCCCACATAGCTCCATTCTTTATGGGGGATTTCATGTCGAACGAGATGCTCGTCAGCATGATGTTCGTGTAGTCATTCCAGCGTCAGGCAATACGAGTCTCTGGCAAACTTGATGTGACCGTTAGAATTGTGCTCGGGCGAACACTTCTCGGCTGTTCTCAGTGCGCGAAGGACATATTTTGTCCACAGACGATCTCGCTGTCTGTTATTCTCGGCAAGGAGGACCTGCGCTGAATTGTTCAAACCGGGAAACGGAGCGGATTGAGGCAGGACGACCGGGGCAGACGAAATAGTTTCTCTTTTCGGCAAGCTTTTTGCATATTGCCGAGTAAGTCCTAGTTGCCTGAATGCCCCGCTTTTACACGAATTGAGGATCCCATGGAGCAAAACATTCCCCTGCCAGAACTTCGCGCGCCATGGGCTCGTGTCTGTTGTGCCCTGTTGCTCCTGATGGTTGCCTGGTGCCTGTTAACGCCTAATCCACCGCAAAGTCTGGATGAATTGCAGGATCAGACTCTCAGGGGCGACTTGATTATTCACCTGTCTGTTTTCAGCATGGTTTCGTTTTTTATACTAAGTTTGTGTTCACCGGCGCAGCGGGCGAACGGAGTCAAAGGAGCGATCTCTTTTGCAATTATTACAGAGCTGTTGCAACTTTTCGTTCCCAATCGGACCTGCGACCCGTACGACATGATTGCAAATTTAATGGGCATCGCCATCGGATTCATGATGGTGCTCGTATGGGATCAGCTGTTACGGCGATACGGACGCGACTATCTCCGTAAGCGGTGCCGCTCCGGATTGCTCAATGCTCGTGATACGTATGTTCGCCTGCGGACATCCGGTCCGACTTCCGATTGACCGTCTGCCCAATCACGCCGAATTTCCCATCGGGCGTACCTTCATCCCTGTATCCAACTTCTGTAAGATGAATACCAGCTACTCAAGCAGAATTTCTGTCTGGCTATTCCATCTTGTCTAACAGCAGAACTGGATCGAATTGATGAGCACGCCGCTCGAATACAAAGTTGAACCCGCGTTTTCACAAATTCCCGCCGCCGATTGGGAGAACCTGAAACCCCAACTGGACGCGGCCCGCCAGGAAACGCTCGCCGATGTCGACCTGCTCACATCGGGAGAAAAAGTTCCAGCAGACAAACAACCGCTTGATGCCGGTTTCATCATGCTGCCGACGAATCTGCTGGAAGAGCAGAAGTCCCAAGGGGAACAAAGTCTGCTCGGACAGATCAAAGCGGTTGCTAAGGGTTTGCAGCCCATGATCGATCGTTTCCTTGTCCTGGGAATTGGTGGTTCCTATATGGGAATGCGAGCCCTGTTTGAAGGGCTCTGTCACCCGTACCACAATGAACTCTCCCGATCCGCTCGAGGTGGCATTCCTCGATTATATTTCGCAGGGAATAACATCGATAATGATGAGACCGCCGGTCTGCTGGAAGTCCTGCAGGCCAGTTCGAACAATTCCCCGATTGAAAATCGCTGGGGGATGACGGTCATCAGTAAATCGGGAGGAACATTAGAGACGGCAGTCGCCTTTCGTCTGTTCCGTGATGCTCTGGAAAAAACCTATGGTGCAGAATCGAAAGAGGTGACCGAGCTGGTCGTGCCCATCACGGGGGAGTCTGGCAAGCTCCGTGATCTTGCCAACGCCACTGGTTACCCGGCGATCTTCCCAATACCAGATGGCGTCGGC is part of the Polystyrenella longa genome and harbors:
- a CDS encoding VanZ family protein, translated to MEQNIPLPELRAPWARVCCALLLLMVAWCLLTPNPPQSLDELQDQTLRGDLIIHLSVFSMVSFFILSLCSPAQRANGVKGAISFAIITELLQLFVPNRTCDPYDMIANLMGIAIGFMMVLVWDQLLRRYGRDYLRKRCRSGLLNARDTYVRLRTSGPTSD
- a CDS encoding glucose-6-phosphate isomerase; the protein is MSTPLEYKVEPAFSQIPAADWENLKPQLDAARQETLADVDLLTSGEKVPADKQPLDAGFIMLPTNLLEEQKSQGEQSLLGQIKAVAKGLQPMIDRFLVLGIGGSYMGMRALFEGLCHPYHNELSRSARGGIPRLYFAGNNIDNDETAGLLEVLQASSNNSPIENRWGMTVISKSGGTLETAVAFRLFRDALEKTYGAESKEVTELVVPITGESGKLRDLANATGYPAIFPIPDGVGGRFSVFTAVGLFPAAVMGVDIDALLQGAADMTERFRTAPIGENPVLDYTGVCHLLEKNKGLSTRILSTWGSRLEAFGLWYDQLLAESIGKEEKGALPLTVVNTRDLHSRGQQHQEGVRDKLITNVIVEEPSTAPVSVPQVGEDRDQDQLNRLQGKAMPELMDAAIKGTNKAYAEVNRPTADLVFPKLDAYALGQALQMMMLATVVEGRLIGINPYGQPGVEAYKQNMGEILYGK